Genomic window (Longimicrobium sp.):
TCAACGCCATTGTGATCTCTGTTTTGGGCTGTAGGCCAGATCAACCCCAAACTGGTCAGAACAAGGTGGCGCAGGCCGATTCGTCGTAGCAAGTTCAGACGATCTCACACGAACACCCGTGTGTTCCCTTCGAGCCGAGCGTCGTCACATTGAGCGGACAGTTGGTCATTTCCCCGAGATTTGGACCTCCAAATTTCGGAGAAACGCCTGACGAGGACGAGAAACTGCAGATTCCTTTCCTGATCCTGGAGCACGAAGCAGCAATGTGCAGAAATCCGGATACTGGTTCGCGAGAAGATCCGCCGATCCATTCGGACACCGTGCAATTAAATCTCATCCGTGTGGGTAACAGTTGGTTCCGCGAAGATGGAAAACATGTGATAGCGCGTGGCTCCCTGTATCCCGGTACATCCGGTTATCACTTTTCCAAAGTGTTGATGATGGTCGATAGCATCTCGCTATCACCGACAGATTCCGCCCGACTTCAAACCGGCTCCAAATAGTGCGACGATGTGTAGATAGCCTCGGGTATCGTCTCGCAAAGTGGATGAGAGCACGCATCGATTCAAGGCCATATATCACCGAAAGCGGCGACTCACTAATGAATGGTGTGTCGCCGCATTGTTTGGCGCGATTGTGATCGGAGACCATCTGCTTGATGATGGTGCTGCACAACGACTGGCGCGGTGAGTACGACATCGGCAGCTATGCGTTCGGCTCGCTGGCCAAGCCGTGCGTGCGCATCACCCGCAGCTCGCAGTTCCAGACGATCGTGCCGGGCGGCTCGGCGTCCGACTGGCCCAAGGCGCCCAGCCCGCAGAACACGAGCTGGTACCACTGCGTGGAGGTGGAGTGGCCCGCGCCGCACGTGTTCATCACCCGCGAGACGCGGAACCGCAGCCTGAACGGCCCCAACGCCTGGGTCGGCACGCTGATCGATGGCATGCGCGACAACACCGGCCAGATGTACATGCGCAACCGCTACTACGACCCGGCCTCAGGCAGATTCACGCAGGAGGATCCGATCGGGCTCGCGGGCGGGCTGAACGTGTATGGGTTCGCGGAGGGGGATCCGGTAAGTTTCGGCGACCCCTTCGGTACGAAGCTTTGTTTCCGAGGCCCGGGTCGGATTCGACTCGTGACAGCCACAATGAACGCGACGAACACCACCTTTTCGGTGGACCGCAACGGGTGCATCCTGGAGAATACCATTCGCGCACGCGGCGCGGCAGGGTTTGAGGAACTGCAGGATAAGCTTAAAGATCTGGTCAGCGCGTCGGAAACGCATACCGTCGCATTTCAGCAGCCGACCACGAGCGAGTGCCCCAGAATGGGATCATGCACTACGCCGGACTTACAGAGATCGTACATCCAGGAAGAGGATACGAAAATCTGGTATGTGCCGTGTGATCCGTATCGATTCCCGCGTGGCGGGCGCACGACCCTCGAATCGAGCATCGCTCACGAAGTGTTGGGACATCAGACCGAAGGTCCTGTTTACGGGTGGCTCGGCGCACGCTGGAACTGGGAAGGCCACGCGATCAAGATGGAGAACTACTACCACTCTGCAGTCGGAGAAGCCAGGAGATGCGGACACGGCATTCTGAGGCGAGAGCGTTGATCGTGTTGCTCCTGTTCTGTGTCGGTTGTGCGCCCCACCGAACGGAGCACCCTGAGGCAGAGCGGTTCACACCATTGGCCAAGCGAGTGTTTTCTGCTGCCGTCCAGGGGGATACCCTCGGGCTGAAAAGTCTGGTCGCAAACTCCGCTACCTATGTCCGCGCACGCGTTCTCGCAGGTCGTTTTCCTGCCTTGTTTGCGGCGGCACGCCGTGACGTGGTCATTCAGGACGTTCCGCTGCTGGTGACACAGGACAGCGCCTATATCGTCTACCTGCCTGAAGGCTATCGCAGATCCAGCGACCTTCTGGCACTGCGATTCGACCGCCGAGGAGATGAGTGGCTCGTGAGCTACATCGGGTTCCAGGAACCAGGAAGGTGAGCTGCCGCGGTTGGAAGTGAGGCGACGACGCACTCACCTGCCGTGTGAGGAGAAACGTGAGGTGATCGTTGATTCGAATACAGCCGATTCAGGCACGAATCATCTATACATCAAAAGCAGCCGCTACTTGACCGATCATATCACAAGTAGATTCAAGAAGCCCCGCCGGAAGCCGTCCTCCGGCGGGGCTTCGTCCATCACGCCACCATCCCCCTCACGGCCCCAGCAGGATGGCGTTCAGCAGGAGCGGCTGGCTGGAGCGCCAGAACAGGCGGAAGAGCGGGTCGTCGGCGAAGAGGATGATGCTGCCGCGGCCCATCTCCTTCGTCACCAGCCATCCCCCCTGCCCCAGCCGCCGCACGTTCTCGGGCGAGATCACGCCGGAAAGCCGCTCCGGCGCCTGCGGGAAATAGGCCACCGTCTCGATCCCCTCCCCCGGCTCGAACACCGTCGTTCCCATGTGCAGCACGAAGGTCTTCGCGGGGTCGGCGTCCAGCCCGGCGCCGAAGGCCAGCGGGTGCGCGGGGTCCAGCGCCACGGTGAAGATCGCCCCCGGCACCTCCTGCCTCCACTCCTGCCGCTCGCGCTCCTCGCGGCCGGCCAGCGAGCGGGCGCGGGCGCTGGCCGTGTCCTTCGCCGGCTCGCGCAGCTTGATCTCCGCCAGCCCGGCGGCCGCCTCCGCGCCGCCGGCCACCGCGACGAGACGGCCGCCGCGCTGCATGAACTGCTTGAGCGCATCCTCCGCCCCGCGGATCGCGCGGGTGGAGGCGTCGGGGAGGACGATCACGTCGTAGCGCGTGAGGTCCGCGCGGGCGAGGTCGGCCGCCTCGAGCGCGTCGAAGCGCATCCCCAGCTGCTGGTCGAGGAGGAACCAGAAAGCGCCGAACGAGGTCGGATCGACCCCCTCGCCCGAGACGACGGCCACGCGCGGGCGCTTCACGTTGGCCACGTTCTCGCTCCCCAGGTCGATCCCCTCCTCGCTGTGGCCGGTGGAGACGACGGAGACGAAGCCGCCCAGCCCCGCGCGCGTGGCCCGCGCCTGCACCGAGTCGTTCCCCCGGTTGGGGATGAACCACGTTCCCGCCGGCCAGCGCCGCCCGCCGAAGGTCGCGGACTTGCCCAGGACGCGGACGCGCCCGCCCGCGTCCAGGAAGCGCATCACCGCCGCGGTCTCGTCCGCGCCCGGTGCGACGAGATAGCCGTAGGCCGGCGCCGGCGCGGCCACGTTCGACGGCCCGCCGTCCGACGGCACGGCGGGGACGGAGACCCAGCTCCCGCCGCCCGCCACCGGGGTGCGGTAGGCGGCCACGCCGTACGCGTAGGGGAGCGACCAGGCGCTGATGTCGTACGAGAAATTGGCGCGCAGCGGCGTCTCCTGCTGCAGCAGCGTCACCGCCAGTCGGCCCAGCCGCTGGCGCGCGCGGACGCGGTAGGTGCCCGCGGGGAACTGGCCGCGCTGCGGGAAGCCGGCCAGGGGCGTGGCCCGCGCGCCGAAGCCGGCGTTCGCCCGCTCCACCTCGATCCCCTGCCCGCGCAGGTGGTCGACCAGCGCGCGGACGCGGGTGGGATCGGTGCCGGGCACGAGGAGGAAGTCCTGCTCGTTCGCCCCCGCCGTCCGCGCCGCCGAGGCGTAGTCGGTCAGCAGCTGCGTCTTCCCGGCCATCGCCGCGCGCAGCGTGGCCTCGCCGCTGGTCCAGTGGTGCAGCGCGCGCTCCTTCAGCGTCAGCGTGTCGCCGTCGGTGCGCTCGATCGCCTGGCCGGCGGCGC
Coding sequences:
- a CDS encoding DUF4431 domain-containing protein — its product is MSGQLVISPRFGPPNFGETPDEDEKLQIPFLILEHEAAMCRNPDTGSREDPPIHSDTVQLNLIRVGNSWFREDGKHVIARGSLYPGTSGYHFSKVLMMVDSISLSPTDSARLQTGSK
- a CDS encoding RHS repeat-associated core domain-containing protein, whose amino-acid sequence is MMVLHNDWRGEYDIGSYAFGSLAKPCVRITRSSQFQTIVPGGSASDWPKAPSPQNTSWYHCVEVEWPAPHVFITRETRNRSLNGPNAWVGTLIDGMRDNTGQMYMRNRYYDPASGRFTQEDPIGLAGGLNVYGFAEGDPVSFGDPFGTKLCFRGPGRIRLVTATMNATNTTFSVDRNGCILENTIRARGAAGFEELQDKLKDLVSASETHTVAFQQPTTSECPRMGSCTTPDLQRSYIQEEDTKIWYVPCDPYRFPRGGRTTLESSIAHEVLGHQTEGPVYGWLGARWNWEGHAIKMENYYHSAVGEARRCGHGILRRER
- a CDS encoding M14 family metallopeptidase, with product MPRRIFPSAAALALALLPALRAAAQQVPSPAQVLGYELGERFTPYAGVQQYARALAAAAPDRVRYQAYGQTYEGRELFQLVVARPDVLSRLDQVLAANAELTRPETSAQRAAQVASTNPAVVYFSYGVHGNESSSSEAALWTAYDLARGAPEVRGVLDSLVVVIDPVVNPDGRDRYVNWFRQVRGARPNPDPQAREHREPWPGGRFNHYLFDLNRDWSWGTQAETRARLATWWRLNPQVHVDFHEMGYNSSYFFFPATAPVNPIYPPYILQWGKRFGDANARAFDQQGWSYYTAEEFDLFYPGYGDSWPSLTGAIGMTYEQAGHGAAGQAIERTDGDTLTLKERALHHWTSGEATLRAAMAGKTQLLTDYASAARTAGANEQDFLLVPGTDPTRVRALVDHLRGQGIEVERANAGFGARATPLAGFPQRGQFPAGTYRVRARQRLGRLAVTLLQQETPLRANFSYDISAWSLPYAYGVAAYRTPVAGGGSWVSVPAVPSDGGPSNVAAPAPAYGYLVAPGADETAAVMRFLDAGGRVRVLGKSATFGGRRWPAGTWFIPNRGNDSVQARATRAGLGGFVSVVSTGHSEEGIDLGSENVANVKRPRVAVVSGEGVDPTSFGAFWFLLDQQLGMRFDALEAADLARADLTRYDVIVLPDASTRAIRGAEDALKQFMQRGGRLVAVAGGAEAAAGLAEIKLREPAKDTASARARSLAGREERERQEWRQEVPGAIFTVALDPAHPLAFGAGLDADPAKTFVLHMGTTVFEPGEGIETVAYFPQAPERLSGVISPENVRRLGQGGWLVTKEMGRGSIILFADDPLFRLFWRSSQPLLLNAILLGP